CGGATACTTCCGCGAGGGACGGATCGAGGCCCGTTTCATCGGCCAGAACGTCGTCTACCTGAATCCCGCCGGCAAGGACGGCTGGAAGACCGAGCCGGTGCGCTACGAGCTGCGCCGCGACGGCATCGCCGTGAAGACGATCGTCGGCCGCCGCCTCGAGGGCGAGGACGCCCTCCAGGTCCGCGACGGCGCGTACGACGAGATCGTCGTCACGCTCTCCTGAACCACCGCCGAAGGGACGCCCCGCGCGTCCCTTCTTCATTCCCGAATCGCCTTGTGCATCGGGGTCCGTCAGTGTATAATCTTCACGAAGGGGTGACCACCATGATCCATGACATCCGCGCGCTCTTCGACCTCCAGTTCGGTCCGTCCGACGACGTCCTCGTCTACTTTTCGCCCGGCCGGGTCAACCTGATCGGCGAACACATCGACTATAACGGCGGCTTCGTCCTCCCGACGGCGCTGTCGCTCGGCAACGAAGGAGCGTTCCGCCTGCGGGACGACCGCACGATCCGCCTCTATTCCGAGAACTTCGCGGGCGCCGGGATCGTCGCGACGACCCTCGACCACCTCGCCTACCGCCGCGAGGACTCCTGGGCGAACTACGCCAAGGGCGTCGTACGCGAAATGGCCATGCGCGGCGGGACGATCGACCGCGGCTTCGACGCCGCCGTCCACGGCGACCTGCCGCAGGCGAGCGGACTCTCTTCGTCGGCCTCGATCGAGCTGCTCTTCGCCTGCTTTCTGAACGACGCCTTCGGGCTCGGATACACCCGTCCCGACCTCGCCGTCCTCTGCAGGAAGGTCGAAAACGAGTACATCGGCGTCCACTGCGGGATCATGGACCAGTTCGTGATCGCGAACGGCAGGAAGGACTGCGCTCTGCTCCTCGACTGCGCGACGCTCGCGTACACCCCCGTTCCGCTCGCGCTCGGCGAATGTTCGATCGTGATCGTGAACTCGAAGGTGAAGCGCGGCCTCGTCGACTCGAAGTACAACGAGCGGCGGCGCGAATGCGACCGGGCGCTTTCGATTCTGAAGGAAAGCGTCGCCGTCGACCATCTCTGCGACCTCGACGAGAAGACCTTCCGGAAACACGCTTCCGCCCTCGGGGACGGCGTCCTCTACCGCCGCGCGAAGCACGCCGTGACCGAGAACGCCCGCACCAGGGGCGCCCTCGAACAGCTGCGACGCGGCGACGTCGCCGGCTTCGGCCGGGCGATGGACGCCTCGCACGCCTCGCTCAGGGACGACTACGAGGTCTCGATCCCCGAACTCGACCTGCTCGTCGATCTCGCCGGGAAGAACGGCGCCCTCGGCGCCCGCATGACCGGCGCCGGCTTCGGCGGCTGCACCGTGAACATCGTCCCGAAGGGCGCGATTCCGGCGTTCTCCGACGAAGTCGCGGAAGGCTACTACAAGGCTTACGGCCTGATGGCCGAAATTTACGTCGCGGAGCCGTCCGACGGCGTCCGCCGGATCGGGTGACGCGATGAACAAGACCACCCTCGTGATGATCCGCAACCTCCTGATCGCCGTCGTCCTCGCACTCCTCCTCGGTCTCATCGTCCTGTTCGCGGTCAGCTTCTTCCAGGTGAACGCCGAACGCTTCTCGATCCTGCCGATCGTCGCCTTCGCCCACGGCTGGGAGAAGTTCTGGGTCTGGATCTACCTCGCCGCGGACGCCGGCTACCTGCTCGTCCTCGGACTCTTGTTCCTCGAACTGTCGCTGTTCCTCGTCCGGCTGATCGGGACGCTGATCGTCCGCGGCGTGGCCGCGGTCCGCGGCAACGACCCGGCGCCGCTGGTCGCCGCGGTCCGGAAGCTCTCGCTCGCGACCCCGATCCGCGCCCTCGGGATCAACACCCCGACCAAGTCGATCGTCGCCTACGTCGCCCTGATCGTCGTCGTCCTCGGCTCCGGCTGGGTGGCGAAGAAGGTCCTCGAGGGGAACGATTCGCTCGTCTACCGTTCGATCGTCGTCGAAAACCTCGAAAGCGACGAGCTCGTCGTCGACGTGACGGACGACATCGCGAACGGCGACGCCTACGACGTCGTCGTGACCGCCGGCGTCGGCAACGTCCACCTCTACGCCGTCTCCGACACCACCGAGATCAAGGTCTATTTCCTCTACGACACCGCCGCGCAGAAGGACACGCTCGTCTGGTCCGTCGACCCCGCGTCGAACCGGATCGACGTCGCCTTCGCGCATGGCGAAACGGGTTACGTCCGCTACGCCGACCCGCTTCCGGGCGCGGTCGAGATCTACGTCCCGAAGACGCTTCCGATCGCCGACGTGACGGTGAACCTCGCCGCCTACGGCAACCTCACGATCGAGTACCTCGGCTTCGAATCGCTTTCCGCCGACGTCGCCGCAGGCCGGATCGGCCTGACCGCGGCCGACGTGTCGGTCGGCGACGTCACGCTCGTCTCCCGCGGCGGCGAGATCGCCGTCAAGGCCGACGGCTGCGACTCGCTTTCGCTTACCCTTTCGGACGGAGCGCAGGCGACCGTCACCGCGGGGACGGTCCAGGGAACCCTGCAGGCCGACCTTCAGGCGGGAACGAGCCTGCTCGCGTATTCGACCGCGGCGGCGCGCCTCGACGTCGAGGGCGCGGGTGCCGACGTCGAACTGCGCGAACTGTACGCGCCGATCGTCGCGATCCGTCTTTCCGGGGGCTCGCTTCTCTATTCCAACGGCGACAAGGACTACGTCCATGCGGACTGGTCCCTCGAGACCGACGGCACGGACGTCAGCCTCAGGGGGGTTCCCGATGATCAGAACGGGTAAGGCCGAAGACGCCGTCATCCTGAACGACATCGCCCGGCGCGTCGCCGACGAGCTCCACGCCAGCGGCGTCGACCAGTGGAGCGCCGTCTATCCCGGAATCCGCGAATTCACCGCGGACGCCGCGAAGGGTGCGCTCTTCGTCGCCGAGGAGGAGGGCCGGATCGTCGGCTCGATCTCGATCCTTCCCGAGAACGATCCCGCCTACGCGGCCGTCCGCTGGGAAGGCCGGAACGCGCTCGTGCTCCATCGCGTGATGGTCGATCCGGACGCCCGCCGGCACGGGATCGGGGCGGCGCTCTTCACCTTCGCGATCGCGAAGGCGATGCGCGAGGGGGCGGATGCGGTCAAGGTCGACACGCATCCGGACAATGCGCGGATGAAGCGGATGATCCTCCGGTTCGGCTTCGTCCACCGCGGCCATCTGCCGCTGATCTACCGGGAAGGATACGAACGCGTCCTGCGCTGATCGAAAGTCGGGTTTCGGCCCGACTTTTGCTTGGGCGGGACGGGACGATATGGTATAATTGGAACGGATGGGATGTGGTTCGGAATGTTCATCGACGAAGCGAGAATCAAGATCAAATCGGGTAAGGGCGGCGACGGGATCGTCTCCTGGCGCCGGGAAAAATACATCCAGTACGGCGGGCCCGCGGGCGGCGACGGCGGCCGGGGCGGAAGCGTCGTCTTCCAGGCCGACGAAGGCCTTTCGACGCTCCTCGACCTGCGCTACAAGAAAGTGATCAAGGCCGACGACGGCGAGAACGGCAAGACCAAGAACTGCCATGGGGCCGACGCCGAGGACATCGTCGTGACCGTCCCGGTCGGGACGATCGTCTACGAGGAACCGACGAACCGGGTCCTCTGCGACCTGACGACCCACGGCGAGAGGGCCGTGGTCGCCCCCGGCGGACGCGGCGGACGCGGCAACGCCCGCTTCGCGACCCCGAAGAACCAGGCGCCGGAATTCCAGGAGAACGGCACTCCCGGTCTCACCCTCGACCTCCGCGTCGAGCTCAAGCTGCTCGCCGACGTCGGTCTCGTCGGCTTTCCGTCCGTCGGCAAGTCGACGCTGATCAGCGTCGTTTCGGAATCGAAGCCGAAGATCGCCGACTATCCGTTCACGACCCTCGTCCCCAACCTCGGCGTCGTGAACGTCGAAGGCGTCAAGAGCTTCGTGATGGCGGACATGCCCGGGATCATCGAGGGCGCCGCCCAGGGCGTCGGCCTCGGACTCCAGTTCCTGAAGCACATCGAGCGCACCCGCGTCATCGTCCACATCGTCGACATGTCGGCGTCCCACGGGCGCGATCCCTACCAGGACTGGCTCGTCATCAACCGCGAGCTCGCCGCCTACAAGTTCAAGCTCTCCGAACGTCCGCAGATCCTCGTCGCCAACAAGATGGATCTGCCGGAGGCGGTAGAGCACCTGGAACGGTTCCGCACCCAGGTCGGCCCCGGCGTCGAGATCGTGCCGATCTCTGCCCTGACCCGCGACGGCGTCAGGGACCTCCTCCTGAAGATTGCCGAACTGCTCGATCGGACCCCCTTCTTCGACGTCTACGACGACCTCGACATCGTCGCCGGAAACGTCGCGCCGGGTCCCGACTTCGAGATCGCACGCCCGTCCGATAAGGTCTGGGAGGTCGTCGGTCCGCTGGTCGGACGACTGATTCCCCGCACCAACTTCGCGATCGAGGAATCCGTCAAGCTGCTCGCGCGGCGGCTGCGCCGCGCAGGCGTCGACGACGCCCTCCGCAAGCGTGGGGTGAAGACGGGCGACACGGTCCGGATCAGCGAGTATGAGTTCGAGTTCATCGACTGAATGTCCGGCGTGCGGCGCGCCGCGGACCCTCCTTCGGCTCGACGGCGGATGCTTCCGCGTCTGTCCCGGCTGCGGGATGATCGTCAAGGATCCCTCGATCCATCCCGATGCCGCCGCCGAGCGTCGCCGCCACGAGATGCACAGTCCGGTCGCGGACGAGGGGTTCCTCCGGATCCTCGAAGGCTTCCTCGCCGAAAACGTCGACCCGTACGTGAAACCCGGGACCGCCCTCGACTACGGCTGCGGCCGCACCGGGGCGCTGCTCGGCCTGCTCGAGAAGCGGGGATACGAGGCCGTCGGCTACGATCCGCTGTTCTTTCCCGATCCGGCGCCGCTTCTGCGGCGGTACGGCCTTGTGACCGCGACCGAGGTGGTCGAGCATTTCCGCGACCCGTTCGCCGAATGGGAGAAGATGGCGTCGCTGCCCGCCCCGGGCGGCGTGCTCGCCGTCTCGACGCGGATGGTTCCGGCCGACTTCGAGCGCTGGTGGTATCGACGCGACGAAACCCATCTCTGCTTCTACACCCCCGTCGCGCTCGCGCTTCTGGGGAGACGCTTCGGGCTTTCGGTCCTCGCGACCGACGCCCGCGCCGCGATCGTCTTCAGGCGGGATCGACTCGTTCGAGCCGATCCTTTTTTCATGCGTTTTCGAGGTGAAAACCGGAAAACGCTTACTTGACAGCGGCCTTCCTTCGGAATATAATTAAGTTATCGGTTAAGTTACAACCATAGAAGAGGTTCCCCATGAGACGATTCCTTGCGACACTCACCATCCTCCTGACCACGCTCGCGTTCGCGTCCTGCGGCGTCACGACCACGGCGGCCACCACCGCCACCACCGTCCCGACGACGGCCGCGACGACCACGACCCTCGAGGCGCTGTCCGTCCCCGCCAACCTGGCGGTGTCCGACAATGCGGTCACCTTCGATCCCGTCGACGGCGCGAGCCGCTACCGGATCCGGCTGTCGCAGGGCGAAACGATCGTCGGCGAATGGTTCGTCGCGAGCGGCTTCGACCTGTCGCTTCTGGCGGACTACGGCGCCTACGACCTGCAGATCAAGGCGGTCGCCGGCACCGGCTTCGCCGATTCGCCCTTTGGCGAGAAGATCGCCGTCGAACTCGTCGATCCGAACGCGACCGACGTCCTGGAGGGGGAGACCTTGAACGACTTCACGATGATCCGCTGGATCGGCCGGACCTGGTACGACGCGCTCACAAGCCGCCGCTATTTCTGGAATACCGCGAGCGGC
This genomic interval from Candidatus Izemoplasmatales bacterium contains the following:
- a CDS encoding methyltransferase domain-containing protein, producing MSSSSSTECPACGAPRTLLRLDGGCFRVCPGCGMIVKDPSIHPDAAAERRRHEMHSPVADEGFLRILEGFLAENVDPYVKPGTALDYGCGRTGALLGLLEKRGYEAVGYDPLFFPDPAPLLRRYGLVTATEVVEHFRDPFAEWEKMASLPAPGGVLAVSTRMVPADFERWWYRRDETHLCFYTPVALALLGRRFGLSVLATDARAAIVFRRDRLVRADPFFMRFRGENRKTLT
- the obgE gene encoding GTPase ObgE, which encodes MFIDEARIKIKSGKGGDGIVSWRREKYIQYGGPAGGDGGRGGSVVFQADEGLSTLLDLRYKKVIKADDGENGKTKNCHGADAEDIVVTVPVGTIVYEEPTNRVLCDLTTHGERAVVAPGGRGGRGNARFATPKNQAPEFQENGTPGLTLDLRVELKLLADVGLVGFPSVGKSTLISVVSESKPKIADYPFTTLVPNLGVVNVEGVKSFVMADMPGIIEGAAQGVGLGLQFLKHIERTRVIVHIVDMSASHGRDPYQDWLVINRELAAYKFKLSERPQILVANKMDLPEAVEHLERFRTQVGPGVEIVPISALTRDGVRDLLLKIAELLDRTPFFDVYDDLDIVAGNVAPGPDFEIARPSDKVWEVVGPLVGRLIPRTNFAIEESVKLLARRLRRAGVDDALRKRGVKTGDTVRISEYEFEFID
- a CDS encoding galactokinase translates to MIHDIRALFDLQFGPSDDVLVYFSPGRVNLIGEHIDYNGGFVLPTALSLGNEGAFRLRDDRTIRLYSENFAGAGIVATTLDHLAYRREDSWANYAKGVVREMAMRGGTIDRGFDAAVHGDLPQASGLSSSASIELLFACFLNDAFGLGYTRPDLAVLCRKVENEYIGVHCGIMDQFVIANGRKDCALLLDCATLAYTPVPLALGECSIVIVNSKVKRGLVDSKYNERRRECDRALSILKESVAVDHLCDLDEKTFRKHASALGDGVLYRRAKHAVTENARTRGALEQLRRGDVAGFGRAMDASHASLRDDYEVSIPELDLLVDLAGKNGALGARMTGAGFGGCTVNIVPKGAIPAFSDEVAEGYYKAYGLMAEIYVAEPSDGVRRIG
- a CDS encoding GNAT family N-acetyltransferase; protein product: MIRTGKAEDAVILNDIARRVADELHASGVDQWSAVYPGIREFTADAAKGALFVAEEEGRIVGSISILPENDPAYAAVRWEGRNALVLHRVMVDPDARRHGIGAALFTFAIAKAMREGADAVKVDTHPDNARMKRMILRFGFVHRGHLPLIYREGYERVLR